One Microcaecilia unicolor chromosome 8, aMicUni1.1, whole genome shotgun sequence DNA window includes the following coding sequences:
- the LOC115475433 gene encoding uncharacterized protein LOC115475433 translates to MNPLVCLLLGAGGVLGLLISEGVSAKSRSNFSVSSFPHVLSNKTSPELMSPPSVESRSEQEKNKPTLDIIVEEKKPNFQNSAYEPDSACITWTNISLSLSTLPCWLLQRNRGASNQTQQQNSANETQNRSRLQLVKESVVNSTRERQRPHHAIDWPMPSGTSPSLMTVTRPLESLVIQTLHEHLGTDEIRKLAVPKLERYRKYSKANQLYRNKKIDSLTSHHRTAQELKNSTKTFTKGYGRTFSMIPELSTQYTEIQPSINSFTSRLLQQTFHRTILLDATVAPLRNENIPTLQHKTSSPRNPELQTTKWIITSTEEAGLTKPVDATNTLSPTSISEMLDTLNISKPLINSVRLTTIWKMLNPENASTLVIPEVMLQGLPKEKENKLDTSTGEESNDDLKDIFSMSSFDLHSNTSGVSRSYIEQQVTPHSVLYSLFKPTTVRDSTTRIFKVSEFPTSAKTSTDFQRNTNFSLSVGNNISGSALFSDVSFETEYTKLSSTVLNASAGQGWTEASTLANKLLSELTSVNLSPSEITRSLSAPDGPTSSGDPWSEEVTMSVSHSPPQLATSDSPPKFTTHSTLLSNPMTALYNLTNRTMISTPENIQDITSQWTTMLVILQINTKWRESKTSTKIPEDSSTANSAGMFLSPSVESLETLQSTANVSVTLETENQTEKDFTPSSGTPMHFVDFERPDLERNVDPHITKLIPTIESESYTESPYFTSAERLDENQRPFVMEDQPPLLKGNVVLVTCRLILEKDFIPSFENPESLEYQKLALSFQEAVLPFYKLVPGFKRLDLLKIRKGTVVFEYNALFSVEVFRVMLKDFQSTLDMTGLPKLIKSGLTIANSTVISLSIPEKQAELCRDLLQCPVGFDWHL, encoded by the exons ATGAACCCACTGGTCTGTCTGCTGCTTGGTGCTGGAGGAGTTCTAGGGCTGCTGATCTCAG agggagtttcagcaaagtctcgTAGCAACTTCAGtgtttcctctttccctcatgtcCTATCAAACAAAACTTCTCCAGAGTTAATGAGTCCCCCTTCTGTGGAAAGCAGATCTGAGCAGGAAAAGAATAAGCCGACCTTAGACATCATTGTAGAAGAAAAGAAACCCAACTTTCAGAATTCAGCTTATGAGCCAGACTCTGCTTGCATAACATGGACAAACATTTCCCTGAGTCTTTCCACTCTGCCCTGCTGGCTTTTGCAGAGAAATAGAGGAGCATCCAACCAGACTCAGCAGCAAAACAGTGCAAATGAAACCCAGAACAGAAGTAGGTTACAGCTGGTTAAAGAATCTGTTGTAAATTCTactagagagagacagagacctcATCATGCCATTGACTGGCCAATGCCCAGTGGAACCAGTCCGAGTCTGATGACTGTTACTCGTCCATTAGAATCTCTTGTGATTCAAACTCttcatgaacatttgggaactgATGAAATAAGAAAACTTGCTGTTCCTAAGCTAGAGAGATACAGAAAATATAGCAAAGCTAACCAACTATATCGTAATAAGAAAATAGACTCCCTGACAAGCCATCACAGGACAGCCCAAGAACTGAAAAATAGCACAAAGACCTTTACTAAAGGCTATGGGAGAACATTTTCCATGATACCAGAGCTTTCTACACAATACACAGAAATCCAACCATCCATTAATTCATTTACATCTCGCCTGCTGCAACAGACCTTCCATAGAACTATACTCCTTGATGCTACAGTAGCTCCCCTTAGAAATGAAAATATACCTACACTGCAGCACAAGACCTCTTCacccagaaatccagaactgcagACTACAAAATGGATTATAACGTCAACTGAAGAAGCTGGGTTGACTAAACCAGTGGACGCTACCAACACTCTATCACCTACATCTATTTCTGAGATGCTGGATACCTTAAACATTTCTAAGCCCCTCATTAATTCAGTTCGTCTCACCACAATATGGAAAATGCTAAACCCAGAAAATGCCTCCACTTTAGTGATACCAGAAGTTATGTTACAAGGTCtcccaaaagagaaagaaaacaaactggacacaagTACAGGAGAAGAGTCTAATGACGATCTCAAAGACATATTTTCAATGTCATCTTTTGATCTTCATTCCAATACTAGTGGAGTTTCTCGTTCATATATTGAGCAGCAGGTGACACCTCATTCTGTCCTTTACTCACTCTTCAAACCCACAACTGTCAGGGATTCAACAACAAGGATCTTCAAGGTCTCTGAATTTCCAACTTCAGCTAAGACATCAACAGATTTTCAAAGGAATACTAATTTCAGTTTGTCTGTAGGAAACAATATTTCTGGTTCTGCTCTTTTCTCAGATGTCTCCTTTGAGACAGAATATACCAAACTGTCCTCAACTGTACTAAATGCTTCTGCTGGTCAAGGATGGACAGAGGCaagtaccttggcaaataaactcctatCAGAACTTACTTCAGTAAATCTTTCTCCATCAGAAATTACCAGAAGCCTTTCTGCACCAGATGGACCCACTTCATCAGGTGATCCTTGGTCAGAAGAAGTGACCATGTCAGTGAGTCACTCTCCACCACAGCTAGCCACAAGTGATTCTCCACCAAAATTTACTACACATTCCACTTTATTATCAAATCCAAtgactgcattgtataacctgacTAACAGAACCATGATATCAACACCTGAAAATATACAGGATATTACTAGTCAATGGACAACAATGCTCGTGATTTTACAGATTAACACAAAGTGGAGAGAGTCTAAAACATCTACAAAAATACCAGAAGATAGCAGTACTGCAAATTCTGCTGGGATGTTCTTAAGCCCGTCTGTGGAAAGCCTAGAAACACTTCAGAGTACTGCCAATGTCAGTGTAACACTGGAAACAGAAAACCAGACTGAAAAGGATTTCACACCATCTTCTGGGACACCAATGCATTTTGTTGACTTTGAGAGACCAGATTTGGAAAGAAATGTTGATCCTCATATAACAAAATTAATTCCCACTATAGAGAGTGAGAGTTATACAGAGTCTCCATACTTCACATCTGCTGAGAGACTCGATGAAAATCAAAGGCCTTTTGTTATGGAAGATCAACCCCCACTGTTGAAAG GGAATGTCGTGCTTGTTACCTGCAGATTGATTTTGGAAAAGGACTTCATTCCaagttttgaaaatccagaatcCCTTGAGTACCAGAAGCTAGCTCTGAGCTTTCAGGAGGCG GTTCTTCCATTTTACAAGTTGGTGCCTGGCTTTAAGCGGTTAGATCTGCTGAAGATCAG GAAGGGGACTGTGGTTTTTGAATACAACGCCCTGTTCAGTGTGGAGGTTTTCAGGGTGATGCTGAAAGACTTTCAGTCTACGCTGGACATGACAGGGCTGCCAAAATTAATCAAATCAGGCTTAACAATTGCTAATTCTACAGTAATTAGCCTTTCAATACCAG agaAACAGGCAGAACTGTGCAGGGATCTGCTGCAATGTCCTGTGGGTTTTGACTGGCATCTATGA